The genomic DNA CCCTTGGGCCATAGGGTCACCTCCCCCTTCATAACGTACACATCCCCGCTAAGCGATATCGCGAGCATATATACAAATGGATAGAGCATGGCGGCGGAGAGCAGCAGCATGACCAGCATGTTGAAGATCGTAAACAAGCTAATGCGGCTCCGGCCGCGTCCAGTGGTCACCATAGGCTCGTTCCTCCTATCCGCCGGCTGAGAGAATTGGCTGAGAAGATAAAGATGAAGCTGATCACGCCCATAAACAGATCAATGGCTGAAGCGTAACTGAAGTTGCCCTGCTCCATGCCGACCCGGTACACATAGGTGCTGATAATATCGGCCGTACTGTATACAGCCGGGTTATACATCAGGAATACTTTTTCAAATCCGATCTCCAGAACCTTTCCGATATCAAGAATAAGAATGATCATGATGGTCGGCGCGATCCCGGGCAAGGTCACATGCCACAGCTTTCTCCATCTTCCCGCTCCATCGATTCCGGCCGCTTCGTATAGCTGCGTGTCGACCGCGGTCAATGCCGCAAGAAAAATGATCGTCTCCCAGCCGATATGCTGCCATATTTCCGAAATCACGTAGATCGGCCTGAACAGCCCCGGTTCCATCATGAAATTAATGGGCTTTCCGCCAAGCGAGGTAATCAGCTGGTTAATGATGCCGCTTGTCGGCGAGAGAAACATGATGACCATACTGGCAACGATAACGTTTGAAATAAAATGCGGCAGATAACTGAAGGTCTGCACCCATTTTTTGAATACGGCGTTCCGCAGCTCATTCATCAGGAGTGCCAAAATAATCGGTGCCGGAAAACCGAATACCAGCTTGTAAACACCGAGCAAAAACGTGTTCCGCATCAATATCCAGAAATCCGGGTTGCCGAAAAACATGCGGTAGTACTTCAAGCCAACCCAATCGCTTGCCCAAATCCCTTTGAACACATTATAGTTCTTGAACGTGATGACCAGACCGAACATCGGGGCGTATTTGAACACCAAATAATACAGCAGGCAGGGTAGAAAGAGCAGCCACAGGTACTTGCTTCGCCGGAAGGCTTGTGCCAACCGGTTTCTTCCCGGACGAGCACGGGGACGCGCCTTCAGTACCCCCCCGGTGCCTGCCAGATTCGTCTCCACCGGTTTCATTTCACATCCGCACCTCCCTTTCGTAAAATGCATTTCCTTTCCTGTACCGAAAGCATACCGGATCAAACCAGAGAAAATAAATCCGCATGTTTGCGGCGTCATCCCCTTTTTTTCGGGTGAGTGGAAAGGTTGTAGAGAATTCCGAAAAGGTGAATATTGTGTGAACGCGAAAATAAACCTTATGATATAGTCACTTTTAAGCCGCCGCTTTGCCATCGACTATAAACCGACCACAATTTGCTTGGAGGTGTTCATCCGAATGTCGTTTGTTCTGAAGAGAAAGCTTGGCTTTCCAACGCTTTTCACCAAACTGCTGTCCGGTTTTCTCGCCGTCATCCTGCTGCTCACCGCCTTTAACCTCGTTTCCTTCTTCTATTTGAAGCGGCAAATCCACAACGAAATCGTCAAATATAATGAACTGGGCATGAACCATGCGGTAGAAGGCTATGAGACCCAGTTCCGACTGACCCGGGAGATGGTGCTTGGACTGAATCAAGACCCGCTGTGGACGACGTATGTCAACCAGCTGCGGCATGTCAAAGACAACAAGGCATACGGTTATGTCAATTACGCGATTGCAGAGATGAAACGCCTATACACGAATCCATTTCTGGGCATGGATAATCTCATGATTTATTTTCAACAGGATGATTACGTTATCGAGAAGGACGGGACAAGCAGCGCTAAATCGATGTTCAGTACCTATTACAACAGCCCGTCCTATCCTCTGACATTCTGGAATGAGCAGTTTAAGGAGGCCTACGCCTTTCAGGTCTTCCCTGCGGCAGCATTTGCCGAGAAAACGCCGGGCTCCGCCCGTTCGAAGGGGATGCTGATGCCTGTCATTATTAAGATGATGCCCTACAAGGATATGTACCTGGTTGCCATGCTTGATGCGGAGCGTCTGGCCCGGAATCTGCAATCCACAATGAGCGGAAGCTTTTACATTCTTGACCCGGAAGGGCGCGCGCTCTATACGCCAATGTCCGGTCCGGACGCCGGTGTTCTGCCTGCTTTTGATTCACTGGATGGCCATCATTCATTCGTTCAGACCGGCGATTCCTATTTTTTCTATAAAAAAGGCAAGGACACGGGCTTCATATATATCAGCAGGGTTCCCGTTCAAAGCATTTCCGCCCAGCTCCTGAATTTGAACCTCATACTTCTTTCGCTCCTGGCCGTCGTTGGCCTGCTGGTCGTTCTTACTTACTTGTTCAGCCGTCGGGTGCATCGTCCAATCCGGATCATGGTCGACACCCTCCGGACAGACGAACCCGAGCCTGCGCAGGGACCCATACGTGAATTTGAGCTGATCAGCCGCAGAGTTCAGCATATGCGCTCCACCCATCAGCGTATCTCCAGCGATTTGGCCCGTAAAAATTCGATGCTTCGCAACTACGCTTATACGAACCGGCTGAAAAATATCCATATGAACCTCAGTGAGCTGAAGGAGCTTGCGGATGCCAGCATGCCTTATGTCATGATCGTTTATCAAATCATATTCAAGGAAGGCTACGCGAAATATCATCTGGAGCAGGAGAAAGGCGCTTATTATGTACGGGAATACATCGATCATATATGGCAGCAGGTTTATCCTGAGTCGGTAACGATCCAAACCGAGCCGTGGCAGGTGCTGTCCATCGTGTTCCTCCCGGGCGAATCGGCGGAGACAGCTTCACGGCTGCGGCATCTGCAGGAGGTACTTAACCTGGATCGCGGCTTATATCTGGTGACGATGGCAGACAGTCCGGTACAATCCGCCGGAGTGCCTTTTACAGAGACCTACGCCCAGGTTAGCGCGATGCTGAACCATCGCAGGCTTCTCGATCAAACGCAGTGGATCCATCCGGAAGAAGGTGATCCCGGAAGGGAGACCCGCTTCTACAGAGCACTATGGGAGGAGGAATTCCAGAACCGGCTGCTTAGCGGAAGCGAGGAAAGCTTGCAGGAGTGGATTGAAAAGAATATGACCCTGCTTGAGAAAAAACAGGCTGCTGCCCGCGAATACCACCAATTCGCCAAGGACGTGGCCGATGAGCTCGATAAGCTGCTTCGCAATCTCAATCTGTCTGCTGCTTACAACGCCATATCGGTGCCGCCGCTGGACATCACCAGGCATTTCTACAGCGGTGACCAGTATAAGACCTGGTTCCGCAGCCTGCTGGACCCTGCCCTTCAGCTGATCCGGCGCAAGACGGAGAACCATGATCCAATGACCTCTTTTGTCATGACCTATATCAACGATCATCTGGAGGAAGATATCAACCTGGATATGATGGCCGACAAATTGAATATTACATCCGGCTACCTGTCCACCTATTTCAAGGAAAAAACCGGGCAGAACTTCAGCGATTATCTCAATGACATCCGCATCCGCACCGCTAAAGACATGCTGCAAAACCTGGACCTGCGCATTCAGGATGTCGCGGTCCGTGTCGGCTACCAAAACGTCAATTCCTTCATCCGCATGTTTAAGCGGCATGCAGGCATGACGCCGGGCGAATTCCGGAAAAAGTATGCTTCTTGAAGCCATCTTCATGAAACCCGGCCAATTACCTGCAATGTCTTGCTTCATACTTTCTCTGCAATGCAGAACGGGACGTTCCCTTAAGCTGTACTCACTTAAGGGAACGTCCCGTTTATTTTTCGGAGAATACGGATTACTTCGCCTCAGGCCGGATGGCTGAACTGCAGCTTTCCGCGTTTATACGTCTCCTGAATTCTTATCTTTCCTGTCTGAAGCGTGAAGACGGCAATATCCGCCGGAGCACCCGGCACAAGCCCGGCCTCAGTCTCCAGGTTCATCAGCCGAGAAGGAGCGATGGACGCCATGTCCCACGCTTCCCCAAGGCTGCAAATCCCGGCGGACAGCATATGCCCGATCCCGGCCGTGAGCGGTAAAGCCGACCCGGCCAGCAGAGCCGGCTGTTCGGTGAGATGCAGCCGGCCCTGCGGCGTGAGCGTGACATTGCCACCGACGGGTGTATCATAGATTCCCGGCGGCATGCCGCCAAGGCTTACGGCATCGCTCACCAGGATCAGCCTGTCACCCTTGACCCTATGGGCAATCTTGAGGAAAGCATCGGGAAGGTGAAAACCATCGGCAATGACGCTTGCCCATAACCGGTCCTCTGCCAGCTGATCCCAGATGTAGTTGGGATGACGCGGCAGCACAGGATGGGCGCCATTGCCCAAATGCGTGGACAAGCGCGCTCCGGCTGCTGCTGCCTGTTCGATCTGATCGCCGGTTGCGGCCGTATGTCCGATAGCCACGACGATGCCGCTCTCCATGCAGCGGTGAATGAAGCCCTCGCTCCCCGGCCACTCCGGGGACAGCGTTACGATCCGGATGCGTCCGCCTCCAGCCTGCTGCCAGTTTTCCAGACAATGAGGCTCAGGGGCTCTTACGAATGTCCGATTATGAGCACCGCGCGGGCCATCTTCTGGCGAAATGAACGGACCTTCCAAATGGATGCCTGCAATGCTGTGCAGCCCACCTGCTCCGCCCCCTTCCCTTTCAAGACGTGAACATGCCCGGTGAATAACCTCCAGTCCTTGATGTATCGATTCATCCGCTCCCGTAATTATCGTAGGATAAAACGATGTGACTCCTTCTGCCCACATTCGCTCAATGAACGTGATAACATCCTCTTCCGATAGATCCGGAGCATTCATATCAATGCCACCGTAGCCGTTGATTTGCAGATCGACCAGGCCTGGCGCGATCCATGGAAGCGACTCTTCGCTTTCCCCATCCAAGCCATCTGCAGGGATCACCCTGCAATCGGTAATGATCCCTCCAGCCAGGCCAAGCATGATCGGTTCTCCCGTCCGGTAATGTCTTCCTGTCAGATATGAAACGGAAAGAGGAGTACTCCGCAGATCCATGTATCCATCGCCTTTCATAGAGTTACTTTTTCAAGCAGCTTAGCATGAACATTTATGATACACCGATGCTAGTCCACACCGGCATTTCTCCAGTTCGTATGACAAAATGCATCCGTGGTTCTGCCCATATTTCAGCTTATCCGGCAAGCTCTCAATCTCCCGGACAAGAATCCCGGTCGAGATACAGCAGACAGTCCCTATGCGTTCTTAAGACCGAAGCAGGACATGAAGGGGATACCGGCCCCTTCAATGCGCCTTGCACCGCGTTTCGTTTGGATACTCCCGGCACAATGCAGAACAGCTTCTCAGCCGATACCAGTGCCGGAATCGTCATGGTCAGCGCATACTCCGGCACATTTTCCAGAAGGGCAAAGCATCCGTCATGAACCTGCTGTTCTCTGCACAGGTCATCCAGCTGAACTCTTTTAACAGTAGAAGGATCGTTGAAATCAGCGACCGGCGGATCATTAAAGGCAATATGCCCATTCTCGCCTATGCCCAGGCAGACAATATCCAGCGGAGCTTCCTGAAGCAATCCGGCATATCGCTTACATTCCTGCATCGGATCGGCTGAGCCATTCATCAAATGGACTTCCCCCGGGTTAACACGGCTAAATAACTTCGTGGTCAGGAAGTGACTG from Paenibacillus sp. J23TS9 includes the following:
- a CDS encoding sugar ABC transporter permease, with the translated sequence MKPVETNLAGTGGVLKARPRARPGRNRLAQAFRRSKYLWLLFLPCLLYYLVFKYAPMFGLVITFKNYNVFKGIWASDWVGLKYYRMFFGNPDFWILMRNTFLLGVYKLVFGFPAPIILALLMNELRNAVFKKWVQTFSYLPHFISNVIVASMVIMFLSPTSGIINQLITSLGGKPINFMMEPGLFRPIYVISEIWQHIGWETIIFLAALTAVDTQLYEAAGIDGAGRWRKLWHVTLPGIAPTIMIILILDIGKVLEIGFEKVFLMYNPAVYSTADIISTYVYRVGMEQGNFSYASAIDLFMGVISFIFIFSANSLSRRIGGTSLW
- a CDS encoding AraC family transcriptional regulator; the protein is MSFVLKRKLGFPTLFTKLLSGFLAVILLLTAFNLVSFFYLKRQIHNEIVKYNELGMNHAVEGYETQFRLTREMVLGLNQDPLWTTYVNQLRHVKDNKAYGYVNYAIAEMKRLYTNPFLGMDNLMIYFQQDDYVIEKDGTSSAKSMFSTYYNSPSYPLTFWNEQFKEAYAFQVFPAAAFAEKTPGSARSKGMLMPVIIKMMPYKDMYLVAMLDAERLARNLQSTMSGSFYILDPEGRALYTPMSGPDAGVLPAFDSLDGHHSFVQTGDSYFFYKKGKDTGFIYISRVPVQSISAQLLNLNLILLSLLAVVGLLVVLTYLFSRRVHRPIRIMVDTLRTDEPEPAQGPIREFELISRRVQHMRSTHQRISSDLARKNSMLRNYAYTNRLKNIHMNLSELKELADASMPYVMIVYQIIFKEGYAKYHLEQEKGAYYVREYIDHIWQQVYPESVTIQTEPWQVLSIVFLPGESAETASRLRHLQEVLNLDRGLYLVTMADSPVQSAGVPFTETYAQVSAMLNHRRLLDQTQWIHPEEGDPGRETRFYRALWEEEFQNRLLSGSEESLQEWIEKNMTLLEKKQAAAREYHQFAKDVADELDKLLRNLNLSAAYNAISVPPLDITRHFYSGDQYKTWFRSLLDPALQLIRRKTENHDPMTSFVMTYINDHLEEDINLDMMADKLNITSGYLSTYFKEKTGQNFSDYLNDIRIRTAKDMLQNLDLRIQDVAVRVGYQNVNSFIRMFKRHAGMTPGEFRKKYAS
- a CDS encoding N-acetylglucosamine-6-phosphate deacetylase, with the protein product MDLRSTPLSVSYLTGRHYRTGEPIMLGLAGGIITDCRVIPADGLDGESEESLPWIAPGLVDLQINGYGGIDMNAPDLSEEDVITFIERMWAEGVTSFYPTIITGADESIHQGLEVIHRACSRLEREGGGAGGLHSIAGIHLEGPFISPEDGPRGAHNRTFVRAPEPHCLENWQQAGGGRIRIVTLSPEWPGSEGFIHRCMESGIVVAIGHTAATGDQIEQAAAAGARLSTHLGNGAHPVLPRHPNYIWDQLAEDRLWASVIADGFHLPDAFLKIAHRVKGDRLILVSDAVSLGGMPPGIYDTPVGGNVTLTPQGRLHLTEQPALLAGSALPLTAGIGHMLSAGICSLGEAWDMASIAPSRLMNLETEAGLVPGAPADIAVFTLQTGKIRIQETYKRGKLQFSHPA
- a CDS encoding glucosamine-6-phosphate deaminase; the protein is MMRAPSAERAWTIDRMQIRQYSSRDEMGRAAADDVAEAMREKLKSQGTLRMIFAAAPSQNEFLHYLVQAEGIDWKRVTAFHMDEYIGLSPGAPQLFSHFLTTKLFSRVNPGEVHLMNGSADPMQECKRYAGLLQEAPLDIVCLGIGENGHIAFNDPPVADFNDPSTVKRVQLDDLCREQQVHDGCFALLENVPEYALTMTIPALVSAEKLFCIVPGVSKRNAVQGALKGPVSPSCPASVLRTHRDCLLYLDRDSCPGD